The proteins below come from a single Cervus canadensis isolate Bull #8, Minnesota chromosome 2, ASM1932006v1, whole genome shotgun sequence genomic window:
- the DUSP12 gene encoding dual specificity protein phosphatase 12: MVGPAAARPPGAAMLEAQDGSHDCEHQIRSQSRARSARHMLEVRPGLFLGGAAAVAEPDHLREAGVTAVLTVDSEEPDFQTGAGVEGLRSLFVRALDKPETDLLSHLDRCVAFIVQARAEGRAVLVHCHAGVSRSVTVITAFMMKTDQLTFEKAYENLKTVKPEAKMNEGFEWQLKLYQAMGCEVDTSSAVYKQYRLQKVTEKYPELQNLPQELFAVDPSAISQGLKDGGLYKCRKCRRSLFRSSSILDHNEGSGPIAFAHKRMTPSPMLSTGNQAQCTSYFIEPVQWMESTLLGVMDGQLLCPKCNAKLGSFNWYGEQCSCGRWITPAFQIHKNRVDEMKMLLVLGSQTRKI, encoded by the exons ATGGTAGGGCCCGCCGCAGCCCGGCCTCCGGGCGCCGCCATGTTGGAGGCGCAGGATGGTAGCCATGACTGCGAGCACCAGATCCGCAGCCAGAGCCGAGCCCGCTCTGCCAGGCATATGCTGGAGGTGCGTCCGGGGCTGTTCTTGGGTGGAGCCGCGGCCGTCGCGGAGCCAGACCACCTGAGGGAGGCGGGCGTCACGGCAGTGCTGACCGTGGACTCGGAGGAGCCTGACTTCCAAACGGGGGCTGGGGTCGAGGGTCTACGGAGTCTCTTCGTGCGAGCGTTGGACAAACCCGAGACCGACCTGCTCAGTCATCTGGACCGCTGTGTGGCCTTCATTGTCCAGGCTCGCGCCGAGGGCCGCGCGGTGCTGGTGCACTG tcatgcAGGGGTCAGTCGAAGTGTGACTGTAATAACCGCTTTTATGATGAAGACTGACCAGCTTACCTTTGAAAAAGCCTATGAAAACCTTAAGACTGTGAAGCCAGAGGCCAA GATGAATGAGGGGTTTGAGTGGCAACTGAAATTATACCAGGCAATGGGCTGTGAAGTAGATACCTCCAGTGCAGTTTATAAACAATATCGTTTACAAAAGGTTACAGAGAAGTATCCAG aATTGCAGAACTTACCTCAAGAACTCTTTGCTGTTGACCCATCTGCCATTTCACAAGGATTGAAAGATGGAGGTCTCTACAAATGTAGAAAGTGCAG GCGATCTTTATTTAGAAGTTCTAGCATTTTGGATCATAATGAAGGAAGTGGTCCTATAGCCTTTGCCCACAAGAGGATGACACCATCCCCCATGCTTTCCACAGGGAATCAGGCTCAATGTACATCTTATTTCATTGAACCTGTACAGTGGATGGAATCCACTTTGTTGGGAGTGATGGATGGACAG CTTCTCTGCCCCAAATGCAATGCCAAGTTGGGTTCTTTCAACTGGTATGGTGAACAGTGCTCATGTGGTAGATGGATAACACCTGCTTTTCAAATACATAAGAACAGAGTGGATGAAATGAAAATGCTGCTGGTTTTGGGAtcacaaacaagaaaaatatga